CGAAGAGTTCGAACGGGTCTTCAGAGTTGGCCTCGCGGATGCCTCGCTTAATCTCCTTCTTGATCTTTTGCTCGCGCTTCTTGCGATGACTGATGCGCCACCTGGTTAGTAGTCCGTCCTTCCAGTCCGTCCCTCGACAAGTGCTAGACGCAGAAACGAGACCTACCTCGTAAAGCCAAGCAGCTTATTCTTGTACGCCCACAGCACAGATTTGTTCTGCTTGATGTCCATACTAGACATTATGTAGTGTAGATGCACAATCACGTCCTTGGAGCGGTCGCCCACCACGACGAAGaagctcctcttcttctcctgcaAGCCATTGCGGATGAGCGTCTGAATGCGCTGATCCCTGCGAAGATTGTTAGCCGCGCGCTTGAAGAGTGACCGGCTTGTGGCGGACTTACACTTGTTTGCGCGACATGTTGCGAGCGTGCCCAGGCGGTCAATTGCACGGAGGAAACAGTTTGGCGCAACCAAGGCTGTGTCGTCGATTCGCCCGAGCGCGGGCAGCTCTCACGGTTCCAAAATTTTGGCGGCAGAAAGATTTCGGTCGGGCGGTGTGGTGTGACGGTCCGTGGTGGGGATTGGGCGGCGGTACGTACTGGCACTCGGTCAGGATCCACTGCGACCGAATTTGAGCGACACTTAGTAGGTACGAGCATCTGAAGCGACAATGCACTGCACGCCTCATGACAAGTCTCATTCATAGCCCTAGTTTACAGATCCAGCATCTATGGAAAATAATTCAACTAGTAATACAGCACGAGAGAGTACCGCGCACATGGCTGGTGATCACGAAGGCATGGTTCAAAGCCGCACCATACTGAGCAGATCGCCAATGCCATCATGATTATTCCTGCCAAAGTCTATATGCGAGAACCCGAACCGCGCATATGCTCTAATAAAAGCCCACTAGCTGTCATCGGCTACGTCTAGTAGACACGTCCGTAGACGAAACCCCCGAATGCAGACAAAGACGCAAAAACAAGAACCGCACAGGGATTCCCTATGTGCACTTTACGTCCGGTCAAGCTTGCGGCGCAGGTTCCGCGTCCGCTTCATCAGCTTCTTgtacttcttcttcttcatcctgAGTTTCCGTTGCCGTCTGACGCTGATGGCGTGCATGTCGCGGCGGGGACCTTGGGCCTCGTCGAATCGGACCTGCCGGCGCGCCATGCGCTCGAGAAAGCTCCGGGGCTGTtcgtcgttgatgatgcGCGGGCTGTGAGCCACGATGCGGATCTGGCCGTCGGGCTCGGTGGACTCCTCGATAGTGAACATGGCCTTGTAGACGCGGTGATGCGGCACGTCCTCGACAAcctgggcgtgggcggaTAGGCCGTCCGCGTCGGCTCCGGACTGTTCTTGCGGCaggggaggcgggcggaaCGGCAAAAACTCGCCCGACATGGTATCCACCTGGAGATAGATGCTGGACTGGCTCCCGTCCGGATTCCGGAGCTCGACCTTTTGCATGCCCTCGGCCATGCCGTGGTCTTCCTGGTGGCCGCCTATCGTCATCTGGGCCATGGGGCCGTCAAGCTGATCGATGGTGCTGGATATGGTGGACACGGTGTCGGCGACCTTGTTCGACTTTGTTCGCGGCGCGAAGATGGAGGCAAAGTGCTCGTCAGTCACGGACCGCGGCATGGTCTGCGTGATAGAAATGGGCCGGTGGAGAGAAAAGAAGCTCGAAAGACCGAGTGCTGGGATCCGGTTAGCCAAGGGTTCCGCGAATGATGTGACGGTCTGCCAACTACCTTCTTGGGACATGTGATGGGTGCTGGGAACGCTGGGGAGCTTTCGGAACGAGGCGGCGCCTACGTCGGAAGCGTCCTTGCTCTTTCGTTTCCGCTTCTCGCCCGGCGTCTTGCCATCTccgcgcgccgaggccgacgacgtggggaccgactggccggcggcgacatcgcTGGAGCCGTTGTCCGGTCGCGAGGGCTTCGAGGAAGAGAAGCGTCGCTGGTGGCCgcgagcgaggagggggacagtcgcggtggcggcgcacttgggagcggcggcggcgagcgaggagacgaggccgccggcgtgaGGGACCGAGgagacgacgcgccgcaccgacgagggcagcatgatggcggcgacttgTCGGAGGGCCAGAAAGGGTTgtgaagggggggaggcgctgcTTGGCCGTCAGGATGTGAGTCCTGGTGATGGCGGTTGTGGTTCGTCAAAAGCCGGCTGATGGGTGGCCGCACGAGGTCGGGTGGGAAAAGGTTGCTCCGTCCGGTGCACGCGGCTGTGGTCGGGGCGGGTCGGCGCTAGGACTCACCACCTGAGGCGCGAGGCGAGTAGGTACCTTTATTAAGCGGCCTAAGGCAGCGATagcggcgcgggcagcgtAGTGGCAGGTGACCTCGCTCAAGCGATGCCCCACTGGGCGCTGAGGTCCAGTGCTGAAGCCGCTGTCGGCACTGCACAGGCAGGTCACCCGGACGTTTCCTCCACATtgacgccagccagccttgGCTCGTTTCAAGAGGGATTCGAATTCATCAAGCGCGGCAACTCTTGAGCATCGACCAGTACTGTATGCATACTGCACAGACAGACGACATGAGATCCACCGCGTTTCGACCCTACACATGCCGCGTACAACGTAAATGTTTGCTACTGCGGGTGGTCGGGTTCACCCAGCGCCACTTCCACTTGGTGGCCTGCGGGATCGCGGCTCACCATCAGTACAGACGCCGCCATGTGGCGACAAGACTCGTCTTCTGCTCGCGCATGATGGAAACATTGACGAAGACCGCAGGCGCACAGTGAACTGCTCTAGCTTTTGGACTTTATAGCTTGCCCGTCGTGTGTTTGAAAAGACGCACGACACTCCGGCTGGCCGTTGTAAGCTGATACTCGGGAATAACTCGAGACACTCTGAGTCTGCAGGACCCCATTCTCATTCACGATCCTCTTACGCCCAGCCTCCACGCTCCCCGGGATGGCCGTGTGGCGATGGCAGCAGTCCCCGCGCCAGATGGACCCCCATTAACGGTACTGCCTATGTGCaacggccaaggccgagagACAGGACCCAAGTGAATGAAGCAGCCGATCTGGATGTCGATCAAGGCGCAGCTTTCGTTCGCTATCatgtttggcggcggcggcacatgGCGTCAAATCGGGCTTAGCGGCGACGTTGACACCTGGCCCCGCCACCGACATCATACCGAGCCTCACGCCTCCAGGAACGCGAAAGAGCCTTGTATCCAACCTCAATATTAGGAGAATAGGATGCGAGGATCGTCGGTTTAACGCACAGCGGTCAGGGGACGGAGTGTAATCTTCTGAAGACATAAAGGGTCCAATGGCCCGCAGATAGATGCCCGTATCAAATCCACATCCATCCtcttcgtacttcgtacattcAGCCATCAATCAATTAGCTCTCTCGACTTCTTGAGTCCAAACAACCAACCTTTGCACTTTGTATAATCACGCCCGGCATCAACCACAGTCATGCGAGACTATAAGAGCACAGCCGGCGGCAATACCACCGTCATCCTCGAAAAGTCGGATGACCCCCCTCCGCCTGCCTACAGCCCTGCCGCGTtccacctcgaggccgccgccatcgcgacgacggccccggcCTGCACCGAGCCAACGACCATCATGTTCCCGCGACGGCTCGTCTACGTCCCCTCCTGgctctcctcgacgtccttCATCGGGCGCACCAAGGACGGGCCGCTCTTCGCCGTGGAGACGCCCAGCAAGCTCGTCAACTGTTTCGGCCTGGGCAGGACCGTCCTGCACGCAGGGCCCGACAAgaagtcgtcgccggccgtcgcctcggtTGGTGTCCAACGGGGCAGCAAGTTCCGCCGCTCGCTCATCCGCGTCGGCCCGGGCTCCCGTTCCCCAGGCgcaggcagcggcagcgccgacgaagccggaACCGTCGAGGTGACCATGTCGGGCGACTGGTGTCGCACGCACAGCTtctcgctgctcgtcgccgggggcAGGTTAGAGCGGTTCGAGTGGCGCCAcagccacggcgacgaggtccgcGAGCTGTCGGGCGGCTTCAACGTGGGCTGGaagctcgtccgcctcgacagcgcccccgtcgcccccTACCAGGACCGCGCGGGCAAGAGCTACACGAGCGACGGGAAggaggtcgtcgccgtcggcgcgcagccCAGGCTCTTCCGCAGGAGTCCCGAATTCGCCTTTGTCGGTACcggtgcgcgcggcgagctgggcgagacgTTTGAGATtgtcgccgtcatgggctTCTTGCGGCTGTACGAGCTGTCTGTGCAGCAGTCCGCCATCAATGCCTCTGCTGCAAGTTCCTCGTCGGTAGCAGTCGCGGTGAGCTAGATAGTTTATGGGAAGGAATGGTTTGTGATGTAAAGCGCGCCGTCTATAGAAAGATACCATCTTGATGCCCCTGCTTGTGCAGGTCTGGGCGACTAAAATAGAGACTCCTCGAAGGGAAGACAAGTCTGTTCAGCCGGGCATCCCATATCGTGAAGTCGTGTGCGACAAAACAAGAAACAATACCTCAGTGCTCTACCTGCCAGCCCATTTTTTGGCGGCGTCCCAATGACCACGTCTATGCAAACCGATGCAGAACAAACCTCGCATATATCAGACAGACCGGGCGAACCCTCACATCAAGCCCTTTCCCATGCAGTGCCAAAATATCGATCGCGCCCAGCTTAAAGACCCATGGGaacggcctcgacctcctccttctcgtcaTCGGACTGGCTGTTGACCCAGCTCAGGTAACTGTTCCAGCCAATGGAGATGACGTTGGCGAAGAGGACGCGGTGCTGCAGGGGCAAAAAGGTAAAGTTGACGAACTGGACAAAGGGCCAGATCATCCAGTTGGTCTTGAGCGCCGGCCACCACGTCTTCTCGAGGCGCTccttggcgctggcgccctcCATGGTGGCCATGCTGCTGAGAAAGACGCCAATCATGACGGGGGCGAAGAGGGTCTGGTCGcagccgacgcgggcgagcgtcTCGAGGCGCGGGTTGCGCAGGTTGACGCGGCGAGCCAGGATGCCGAACCACGTTGTCGCGACGGGTCCAAAGACGCCTGCGAAGAAAAGAGTCAGCCGTTTCCCTTGGCCCATGCCGGGAGAGTGAGAGGCTCACAGCCGCCGTAGAGGGCCATGCGGCCGGTGCGGGTCAGGTCATGCTTCTGCAGGCCCTTCTTCTCGAcaagctgctgcgccgtgaTGTCGCCCGTCGCGAAGAGCACCGCTGTGGTGACGCTCTGGGTGAGCAAGGGGCGCGCGGCCAATTTGGCATTGTACCTATGAATTGCCCAACAAACAGGTCAGCGAGTTGGGTCAGGGTCATTGACGTTTGGAGACGTAAGCGACGACGCACCATCTGAAGAAAGcgaccatgatgatgattgGTGGTGTGTATGTTTTTTCCTTGGTTTGAGATGTCGAAATTATTTGAGAGAGACGTCCGGAATTCGGATGCCGTGCAGCAAGCCTGCGTGGGTGCCTGCCTGGGTGTTGACAAGCTACCTACCTAATAACTGAGGGTCGCACCAACGCGCGCTGTGTGGTCGCAGCTCAAGTCAGGGACAGTGTCagtgccgccaccgcggacAAGTCAAAAATTTCCCCGGATGGGCCCAAATTGGCAATGAAACGGGGGTCAGCGACAAGGGAGGCGGTGTGTGCGCAGCGCCGTGTCGAGAGCGGGAAAGTCGACGGAAAGAAAGCAGAGCGACGGCGCGAAGCGAATGAAGGGCCGTGAGGGAGAGAATGAaaaggcgatgatggcgatgtgcgagagagagagatggagaggGGAAGAGAGTGAAAATCACAGACACATCGATCGGAGCACAGTGGTGATGGATAAGGTACTGAAGCGGGTTGGAGTGAAGGGTGCAAAAagggtggatgggtggcgTTCAAGGTTGGGTCTCACCCTCCACTGTGCCCACTGTACCCCACTGCGTTCCGTTCTGGCGGGCGGGACCGGGAGTTGAGCCGCTAAGGTAGAGCCCCTGCTGGACCCATGCCAGTGGAGGctgctgggcgcggcgccgggcctggCAGCGTCCTGCATGCCTGGGTCGGTCGCCGTGGCTCAGGGGTGTCATCCCTCCAACAGCGCCCGTGCCTGGAGCCTGGAGGTCGGCCGCTTCCCCACTCCATGCCGGCTGGCAGACACGGAGGATGGAAGGCTTCCATTTTTCTCTAGTGGTCACCTGGGGCGCTAAACACTGGACTCGAGGGGCCAGAACGAACCATTCTCGACTGGCTTCGACATCTTGGCCCTGTGTTGCCGCAACCAGTGCCGTCGACATCAACATGTAGGCACGGTGGGCAGTTAGTTTGAacccgtctgcctgcctt
This region of Purpureocillium takamizusanense chromosome 9, complete sequence genomic DNA includes:
- a CDS encoding uncharacterized protein (COG:S~EggNog:ENOG503P2V1), producing the protein MLPSSVRRVVSSVPHAGGLVSSLAAAAPKCAATATVPLLARGHQRRFSSSKPSRPDNGSSDVAAGQSVPTSSASARGDGKTPGEKRKRKSKDASDVGAASFRKLPSVPSTHHMSQEALGLSSFFSLHRPISITQTMPRSVTDEHFASIFAPRTKSNKVADTVSTISSTIDQLDGPMAQMTIGGHQEDHGMAEGMQKVELRNPDGSQSSIYLQVDTMSGEFLPFRPPPLPQEQSGADADGLSAHAQVVEDVPHHRVYKAMFTIEESTEPDGQIRIVAHSPRIINDEQPRSFLERMARRQVRFDEAQGPRRDMHAISVRRQRKLRMKKKKYKKLMKRTRNLRRKLDRT
- a CDS encoding uncharacterized protein (EggNog:ENOG503P4A4) codes for the protein MRDYKSTAGGNTTVILEKSDDPPPPAYSPAAFHLEAAAIATTAPACTEPTTIMFPRRLVYVPSWLSSTSFIGRTKDGPLFAVETPSKLVNCFGLGRTVLHAGPDKKSSPAVASVGVQRGSKFRRSLIRVGPGSRSPGAGSGSADEAGTVEVTMSGDWCRTHSFSLLVAGGRLERFEWRHSHGDEVRELSGGFNVGWKLVRLDSAPVAPYQDRAGKSYTSDGKEVVAVGAQPRLFRRSPEFAFVGTGARGELGETFEIVAVMGFLRLYELSVQQSAINASAASSSSVAVAVS
- the SYM1 gene encoding Protein required for ethanol metabolism (EggNog:ENOG503P1Y0~TransMembrane:3 (n17-27c31/32o55-75i96-113o133-150i)~COG:S); the encoded protein is MVAFFRWYNAKLAARPLLTQSVTTAVLFATGDITAQQLVEKKGLQKHDLTRTGRMALYGGCVFGPVATTWFGILARRVNLRNPRLETLARVGCDQTLFAPVMIGVFLSSMATMEGASAKERLEKTWWPALKTNWMIWPFVQFVNFTFLPLQHRVLFANVISIGWNSYLSWVNSQSDDEKEEVEAVPMGL